The proteins below are encoded in one region of Lactuca sativa cultivar Salinas chromosome 3, Lsat_Salinas_v11, whole genome shotgun sequence:
- the LOC111884619 gene encoding uncharacterized protein LOC111884619, whose amino-acid sequence MLESLDCLHWTWGCCPNAHKGQYTQGNHGYPTVILKALVSYEMWIWHAFFGSASSLNDINDLNISPLLDDMYNGTAPDSSFQVAGTLYRNGYYLVDGMYLECACFVKSLSFPNDRNRLKFKRAQERARNDVE is encoded by the coding sequence CACTGGACATGGGGTTGTTGTCCAAATGCTCATAAAGGTCAATACACCCAAGGCAATCATGGTTATCCAACCGTTATACTTAAAGCGTTGGTGTCATACGAAATGTGGATATGGCATGCATTCTTTGGCTCAGCTAGCTCCCTTAATGACATCAATGATCTTAACATTTCTCCGTTGCTTGACGACATGTACAACGGGACTGCACCAGACTCCTCTTTTCAAGTAGCTGGAACATTGTATAGGAACGGGTATTATCTGGTGGATGGGATGTATCTGGAGTGTGCTTGTTTTGTTAAGTCATTGTCTTTTCCAAATGATCGGAATAGGTTGAAGTTTAAGAGAGCACAAGAACGTGCGAGAAATGATGTTGAATGA